The Roseococcus microcysteis genome contains a region encoding:
- the mazG gene encoding nucleoside triphosphate pyrophosphohydrolase — MTSPDPAQATLALLAVMARLRDPEAGCPWDVAQDFASIAPYTVEEAYEVADAIRRGPDPAMLRDELGDLLLQVAYHARMAEERGWFAFADVAAGITAKMIRRHPHVFGAAEIADAAAQTAAWEDAKAAERAARAETGALAGVATALPALTRAEKLTKRAARVGFDWPDAGAVLDKLAEETAELRAELPAADPARLADELGDMLFVMANLARKLGLDPEACLASANAKFERRFGAVEAALAERGQAPADAGLEAMEAEWQAAKARGL, encoded by the coding sequence TGGCGCGGCTGCGTGACCCGGAGGCCGGATGTCCCTGGGATGTGGCGCAGGATTTCGCCTCCATCGCGCCCTATACGGTCGAGGAAGCCTATGAGGTGGCGGATGCCATCCGGCGCGGCCCGGACCCGGCCATGCTGCGCGATGAGCTGGGCGATCTGCTGCTCCAGGTCGCCTATCACGCGCGCATGGCGGAGGAGCGCGGCTGGTTCGCCTTCGCCGATGTGGCGGCCGGCATCACCGCCAAGATGATCCGCCGCCACCCGCACGTCTTCGGCGCGGCTGAGATCGCGGACGCCGCCGCCCAGACCGCGGCCTGGGAAGATGCCAAGGCCGCCGAGCGCGCGGCCCGGGCCGAGACGGGTGCGCTGGCCGGGGTGGCCACCGCCCTGCCCGCCCTCACCCGCGCCGAAAAGCTGACCAAGCGCGCGGCCCGTGTGGGCTTCGACTGGCCCGATGCCGGCGCCGTGCTCGACAAGCTGGCCGAGGAAACCGCGGAACTGCGCGCCGAATTGCCGGCGGCCGACCCCGCGCGGCTGGCGGATGAGCTGGGCGACATGCTCTTCGTCATGGCCAACCTGGCCCGCAAGCTGGGCCTGGACCCGGAGGCCTGCCTCGCCAGCGCCAATGCCAAGTTCGAACGCCGCTTCGGCGCGGTGGAGGCGGCGCTGGCTGAACGCGGCCAGGCGCCCGCCGATGCGGGGCTGGAAGCCATGGAGGCGGAGTGGCAAGCGGCGAAGGCGCGGGGGCTTTAG